A section of the Sphingomonas ginsenosidivorax genome encodes:
- a CDS encoding class I SAM-dependent methyltransferase — translation MLALLDLRPGATIADIWPGDYWDRLFSTLVGSTGKVYAVHFVEGDKDDKIVTPPSGSKSLPGHDNVTVVVSHPNRFSLPTRADIVWIRQNYHDLYDRFMGPADVAAFNRAVFQSLKPGGRFVVIDHVAPAGSGLRSTDTTHRIDPERVKADAARAGFRLVAVSDVLRNPADPHTATVFEGPIRGHTDQFVYVFKRP, via the coding sequence TTGCTCGCCCTTCTCGATCTTCGTCCCGGCGCGACCATCGCCGATATCTGGCCCGGTGACTATTGGGATCGGCTGTTCTCCACGCTCGTCGGCTCGACGGGCAAGGTCTACGCGGTCCATTTCGTCGAAGGCGACAAGGACGACAAGATCGTGACGCCGCCGTCCGGCTCGAAGTCGCTGCCCGGACACGACAACGTGACGGTCGTGGTCTCGCATCCGAACAGGTTCAGCCTGCCGACCAGGGCCGATATCGTCTGGATTCGCCAGAACTATCATGATCTCTACGACCGCTTCATGGGGCCGGCCGACGTCGCCGCGTTCAACAGAGCCGTGTTTCAATCTCTCAAACCGGGCGGCCGGTTCGTCGTCATCGATCACGTAGCGCCGGCCGGCTCGGGGCTCCGATCGACCGACACCACACACCGCATCGACCCCGAGAGAGTGAAAGCCGACGCCGCCAGGGCGGGCTTCCGGCTCGTCGCTGTGAGCGATGTCCTGCGCAACCCTGCCGACCCGCACACCGCGACGGTCTTCGAAGGTCCCATCAGGGGGCACACCGACCAGTTCGTCTACGTCTTCAAGCGCCCCTGA
- the bla gene encoding class A beta-lactamase produces the protein MRFDNRNPINRRTVLVAGAAALASQAMPTAAAMDEISALERRYGGRLGVFALDLETGRTFAHRKDQRFKLQSTFKGLLAALVLADVSRGAEKLDGIVHFGKADLLPASPVTEDAVARGQMTVRELCEAIMYRSDNTAANLLMTRRGGPDRLTRFLRGLGDDVTRTDSYEGHMNGRPAAFDTTSPQAIVKTVRTLLLGSALPPSSQRQLETWMEGNVVGRTRLRAAFPSDWRSGDRTGTGDGVCNDYAIARRPGRAPLVMSAYYAAPGMRLLDQEAVIRSVGRTVVEWQKF, from the coding sequence ATGCGATTCGACAATCGGAATCCAATCAATCGTCGGACCGTGCTCGTCGCCGGCGCCGCCGCGCTCGCAAGCCAGGCAATGCCGACGGCCGCTGCAATGGACGAGATCTCGGCGTTGGAGCGCCGTTATGGCGGCCGGCTGGGCGTCTTCGCATTGGATCTCGAGACCGGTCGCACGTTTGCACATCGCAAGGACCAACGCTTCAAACTGCAGAGCACCTTCAAGGGCCTTCTCGCTGCCCTGGTACTCGCCGACGTAAGCCGAGGAGCGGAGAAGCTCGACGGCATCGTCCACTTCGGCAAGGCAGACTTGTTGCCGGCCTCGCCTGTCACCGAGGACGCCGTGGCGCGTGGACAGATGACGGTCCGCGAACTCTGCGAGGCCATCATGTATCGCAGCGACAACACCGCGGCCAACCTGCTGATGACGCGCCGCGGCGGGCCCGATCGCCTGACGAGGTTCCTTCGGGGCCTCGGCGACGACGTTACGCGCACGGACAGTTACGAAGGGCACATGAACGGACGCCCGGCGGCGTTCGACACGACGAGCCCACAGGCCATCGTGAAGACCGTCCGGACCCTGCTTCTCGGCAGCGCGCTTCCGCCTTCCTCCCAACGACAGCTCGAAACCTGGATGGAGGGCAACGTCGTCGGACGCACGCGTCTCCGCGCGGCATTCCCGTCGGACTGGCGGTCGGGAGACCGGACGGGCACCGGTGACGGGGTCTGCAACGATTACGCGATCGCACGACGGCCAGGGCGCGCGCCCCTCGTCATGAGTGCCTATTACGCCGCGCCCGGGATGCGCCTTCTGGATCAGGAAGCCGTGATCCGTTCGGTGGGCCGTACCGTCGTGGAATGGCAAAAATTCTGA
- a CDS encoding sensor histidine kinase, translated as MSLLRPSLVRRLALGFAFGAVSVSLMLLALLTLWMVGQPAANAGPSSVIELLTHDLTRAGGRLMVKPGSRIFGIARRSPPLWIVGQDSNGNATLLLGRPPAQTLAAIRSLPIQFKTADLGKVDSPDRTTDFSIREIVGPGGSVTLFVGGVRPGAVTAMDWMLGFFLRDVEFYISLGLICLTSMAGAPFAIPIVLYSVRPVAKAAGRLDPSDLDGRLSEHRVVKEILPLVRAFNAVLDRLSHVFDQRRRFIADVAHELRAPLAVLSAQIETVPDDPRRVDLQRTLYRLNQMVGQMLDVERLTLAGRRREPVDLVALAREATADVAPLALSSGYEIAFSAERETAIVEGDWHAITRAVSNLLGNAIAHGDAAGTIEVRVTDDRAIEVSDEGPGVPPDARTRIFEPFHRERWDRDGCGLGLHLVQEIMASHGGKAAVVGNGPGATFRLSFDRAQDALIDADG; from the coding sequence ATGAGCCTGCTCCGTCCCTCGCTGGTTCGGCGGCTGGCGCTCGGGTTCGCATTCGGCGCGGTGTCCGTAAGCCTGATGCTTCTCGCGCTGCTGACCCTGTGGATGGTTGGCCAACCGGCTGCCAACGCGGGGCCCTCGTCGGTCATCGAACTGCTCACCCATGATCTGACACGCGCCGGCGGCCGGCTCATGGTCAAGCCGGGGTCGCGGATCTTTGGAATAGCGCGCCGTAGTCCCCCGCTCTGGATCGTGGGCCAGGATTCGAACGGGAACGCCACGCTGCTCCTCGGTCGCCCCCCCGCACAAACCTTGGCAGCCATCCGATCCCTCCCGATCCAGTTCAAAACGGCGGATCTCGGGAAGGTCGATTCGCCGGATCGCACGACCGACTTCTCAATCCGGGAGATCGTAGGACCGGGTGGTAGCGTGACGCTGTTCGTCGGGGGCGTCCGGCCGGGGGCCGTCACGGCGATGGACTGGATGCTCGGGTTTTTTCTCCGCGATGTGGAGTTCTACATAAGTCTGGGCCTGATATGCCTGACCTCGATGGCGGGCGCGCCGTTCGCGATCCCGATCGTGCTCTACTCGGTCCGTCCGGTCGCGAAGGCAGCGGGCCGCCTCGATCCGTCCGATCTGGACGGGCGGCTGTCGGAACACCGGGTGGTCAAGGAGATCCTGCCGCTGGTCCGCGCGTTCAACGCCGTGCTGGACAGGCTCTCGCACGTATTCGACCAGCGCCGCCGCTTCATCGCGGACGTCGCGCACGAACTTCGCGCGCCCTTGGCCGTGCTCAGCGCACAGATCGAGACGGTCCCCGATGATCCGCGGAGGGTGGACCTTCAACGCACGCTGTACCGTCTGAACCAGATGGTCGGGCAGATGCTGGACGTCGAACGCCTGACACTCGCAGGACGGCGGCGAGAGCCGGTCGATCTGGTCGCGCTCGCGCGCGAAGCCACGGCAGACGTGGCGCCGTTGGCGTTGTCGAGCGGCTATGAGATCGCGTTCAGCGCGGAGCGGGAAACCGCGATCGTCGAGGGCGACTGGCACGCGATCACGCGTGCGGTCTCAAATCTTCTCGGCAACGCGATCGCCCATGGAGACGCAGCGGGGACCATCGAGGTGCGCGTGACCGATGACCGCGCCATAGAGGTCTCGGATGAGGGCCCAGGGGTCCCACCTGACGCGAGGACGCGCATCTTCGAGCCGTTTCATCGCGAGCGTTGGGACCGCGACGGCTGTGGACTGGGACTTCATCTCGTCCAGGAGATCATGGCGTCACACGGTGGAAAGGCGGCGGTAGTCGGCAACGGCCCCGGCGCGACCTTCCGACTGAGCTTCGACCGAGCTCAGGACGCTTTGATCGACGCTGATGGATGA
- a CDS encoding response regulator transcription factor has translation MRILLIEDERELAEAVTARLNLEGFVVDCFGTLGEAIEAVISAQYRVILLDRRLPDGDGLSLLPVIRTRPAPPPVIMLTALGDVPDRVAGLDAGAEDYLIKPYSFDELLARLRVLLRRDGSGDLAQKVAIGRLTFDLASLEASIGGTLLLLPRRELAILETLVRRAGRVVMREHIEAQVYSFDDDISSNALDAHVSRLRKRLVDGSAGVILNGVRGLGYILRAA, from the coding sequence ATGCGAATTTTGCTGATCGAGGATGAGCGCGAGCTCGCAGAGGCCGTGACCGCTCGGCTCAACCTGGAAGGGTTCGTGGTCGACTGCTTCGGTACGCTCGGCGAGGCGATCGAGGCCGTGATCAGTGCGCAGTACCGGGTGATCCTGTTGGACAGACGGCTTCCCGACGGCGACGGCCTGTCGCTGCTTCCGGTCATCCGCACGCGTCCCGCCCCACCGCCGGTCATAATGCTGACGGCGCTCGGGGACGTGCCCGATCGCGTGGCCGGCCTCGACGCGGGTGCCGAGGACTATCTGATCAAGCCCTATTCGTTCGACGAACTCCTGGCGCGCCTTCGGGTATTGCTGCGCCGGGACGGGAGCGGAGATCTGGCGCAGAAAGTGGCGATCGGACGGCTCACGTTCGACCTTGCATCACTCGAAGCCTCGATCGGCGGAACGCTGCTCCTGTTGCCCAGACGCGAACTGGCAATTCTCGAAACGCTCGTGCGACGGGCAGGGCGCGTCGTGATGCGCGAGCACATCGAGGCGCAGGTCTATAGCTTCGATGACGATATCAGTTCCAATGCGCTCGATGCCCATGTCTCGCGCCTGCGCAAGCGGCTCGTCGATGGCAGCGCGGGCGTGATCCTCAACGGTGTTCGAGGCCTCGGGTACATCTTGCGGGCGGCATGA
- a CDS encoding outer membrane protein: protein MREAYAQPAPHVSFTQRTVRNSQDVGAAMAAGRSEASIATFGVAPGPLSGRVETVKRDMDMKSLALAAVAFVVVASPAIAQTAKVSGPRVEANVGWDRVVLKADGESEGKSGVTYGGEIGYDVMIGSRAVLGAYAGIDGASTKDCDSDGTLSGCVKAGRNLTAGARVGYLVGPTSLLYVKGGYSNGRIQVSVTETAAPAFAFDDGVNLRGFHVGAGAEVGLGHGLYGKAEYSYTNYESFEFVGTVNPDRHRVVIGAGFRF, encoded by the coding sequence TTGCGCGAAGCTTACGCCCAACCGGCACCGCACGTAAGCTTCACACAACGCACGGTTCGTAATTCTCAGGATGTCGGCGCCGCAATGGCAGCCGGACGTTCGGAGGCGTCGATAGCGACCTTCGGGGTTGCGCCTGGCCCGTTATCAGGGCGGGTCGAAACAGTAAAAAGGGATATGGATATGAAGAGTCTAGCACTGGCTGCGGTCGCATTCGTCGTCGTCGCATCGCCCGCGATCGCGCAGACCGCGAAGGTCAGTGGTCCCCGCGTCGAGGCCAACGTCGGTTGGGATCGCGTCGTTCTGAAGGCGGATGGCGAGAGCGAAGGCAAGAGCGGCGTCACCTATGGCGGCGAAATCGGCTATGACGTCATGATCGGCTCGCGCGCCGTGCTCGGCGCTTACGCCGGCATTGACGGTGCCAGCACGAAGGACTGTGATTCCGACGGCACCCTGTCGGGTTGCGTCAAGGCAGGACGCAACCTCACCGCCGGGGCGCGCGTCGGCTATCTGGTCGGCCCGACCTCCCTCCTTTACGTCAAGGGCGGCTATTCGAACGGCCGCATCCAGGTCTCCGTTACCGAGACCGCGGCTCCGGCGTTCGCGTTCGATGATGGCGTCAACTTGCGGGGATTCCACGTCGGAGCCGGCGCCGAGGTCGGACTTGGGCATGGCCTGTATGGCAAGGCCGAATACAGCTACACCAACTACGAATCGTTCGAGTTCGTCGGAACGGTGAATCCCGATCGCCACCGGGTCGTGATTGGCGCCGGCTTCCGCTTCTGA
- a CDS encoding sigma-70 family RNA polymerase sigma factor — translation MTLAEDEWGRLMRAAQDGNGGAYRRLLAEITIWLRRYFTRRLPLIVVDDAVQETLMAVHRNRHTYNPDHPFSPWLGAIAKRKWVDQLRTLKRRSTDELTDTIATPDHESSVTSASVLSSLMNELRPAQARVIDLVKLQGCTIEDASRETGQSVSAVKVNIHRGIARLAALVMRTNNVE, via the coding sequence GTGACCCTCGCCGAAGACGAATGGGGCCGCCTGATGCGGGCGGCGCAGGACGGGAACGGCGGCGCTTATCGCCGCCTGCTCGCGGAGATCACCATCTGGCTGCGTCGATACTTCACGCGACGGCTGCCTCTGATCGTCGTCGACGATGCCGTGCAGGAAACCCTTATGGCGGTCCATCGCAACCGGCACACCTACAACCCGGACCATCCCTTCTCGCCCTGGCTGGGAGCGATCGCCAAACGCAAATGGGTCGACCAGCTGCGGACGCTCAAACGGCGCTCCACCGACGAACTCACCGATACCATCGCGACCCCCGATCATGAATCCTCGGTCACCAGCGCGTCGGTGCTGTCCAGCCTCATGAACGAGCTGCGACCGGCGCAGGCCAGGGTCATCGATCTCGTGAAATTGCAGGGCTGCACGATCGAAGACGCCTCCCGGGAGACGGGCCAGTCGGTGTCGGCCGTGAAGGTGAACATCCATCGCGGCATCGCCCGACTGGCCGCTTTGGTGATGAGGACGAACAATGTTGAATGA
- a CDS encoding NrsF family protein: MLNDVFLDELASSLTPVRRRSVRRETGMLVGLGALELALFLGIGAMRPDMGQAIGLPFMWWKLGSLALIVAISVHTAVRSFSPTVSPRPGLILLTGVIGLAAIMGAVVSPGLSAGGTILERLSPAHGLVCMAAIVVLSLPMLGMLAILMRRGASTHAEGSALAVGVAGGSWGAFVFAFCCPANDPLYVLIWYCAGCAAVTLTSRLILPKYSTL; the protein is encoded by the coding sequence ATGTTGAATGACGTTTTCCTCGATGAGCTGGCCTCTAGCCTGACGCCGGTGCGGCGGCGGAGCGTGAGACGCGAAACCGGCATGCTCGTCGGCCTTGGGGCGCTCGAACTCGCTCTCTTCCTGGGCATCGGCGCGATGCGCCCGGACATGGGTCAGGCGATCGGCCTTCCCTTCATGTGGTGGAAGCTCGGCAGTCTCGCGTTGATCGTCGCGATCAGCGTCCATACCGCGGTTCGTTCGTTCTCGCCGACGGTCTCTCCGCGGCCCGGACTCATCCTTCTGACGGGCGTGATCGGGCTGGCTGCGATCATGGGAGCGGTTGTCAGCCCGGGACTCTCCGCTGGTGGCACCATCTTGGAGCGTCTGTCTCCAGCCCATGGCCTGGTCTGCATGGCCGCCATCGTCGTGCTTTCGCTTCCGATGCTGGGCATGCTCGCGATCCTCATGCGACGGGGCGCGTCGACCCATGCAGAGGGAAGCGCGCTGGCGGTCGGCGTCGCGGGCGGCAGCTGGGGGGCATTCGTCTTTGCCTTCTGCTGCCCTGCCAATGATCCGCTCTACGTACTCATCTGGTACTGCGCGGGATGTGCGGCCGTCACGCTCACGTCGCGGCTGATATTGCCGAAGTATTCGACCCTGTAA
- a CDS encoding DUF308 domain-containing protein → MLTAFKQSSSDPRWLARYYGTRALFSVAWVAAAFAAGKTPSPLTSALLVAYPAWDALANLYDARRNGGLAANPTQAFNAVVSAAVTVAVVVTMRTNIHAVFAVFGIWATLSGLLQLATGIRRWRSVGAQWPMILSGAQSGLAGVFFVKQAADGVIVPSAADIAPYAAFGALYFAMSAIVLAISSHRATRPARTA, encoded by the coding sequence ATGCTCACGGCGTTCAAACAGTCCAGCAGCGACCCGCGCTGGCTGGCGCGATATTACGGTACGCGCGCATTGTTCTCGGTGGCGTGGGTGGCGGCGGCCTTCGCGGCGGGAAAGACTCCGTCCCCGCTGACGAGCGCACTTCTCGTGGCCTACCCGGCATGGGACGCGCTCGCGAACCTGTACGACGCCCGTCGCAACGGCGGCCTCGCAGCCAACCCGACCCAGGCGTTCAACGCCGTCGTCAGCGCAGCCGTGACCGTTGCAGTCGTGGTCACGATGCGGACCAACATCCACGCTGTCTTCGCCGTGTTCGGCATCTGGGCGACGCTGTCGGGCCTGCTTCAGCTGGCGACCGGCATTCGACGGTGGCGCAGCGTCGGCGCCCAGTGGCCGATGATCCTCAGCGGTGCGCAGTCCGGTCTGGCAGGCGTGTTCTTCGTCAAGCAGGCGGCCGACGGGGTGATCGTGCCGAGCGCGGCCGACATCGCACCCTATGCGGCGTTCGGCGCACTCTACTTTGCGATGTCGGCGATCGTGCTGGCCATATCCTCGCACCGAGCGACCCGCCCCGCACGGACCGCGTAG
- a CDS encoding alpha/beta fold hydrolase yields the protein MQIDRRTFSSSLLAGAVTALAPGAARAAIAAPSRSRNVVLVHGLYADGSSWSEVIPHLLAHGLNVTAVQQPLTTLPDAVAACQRVLARQDGPTILAAHSFGGAVATEAGMAPNVSALVYVAARAPDAGENFPDLAKGFPSTPASAGVVFDGDEGRLGKESFLRDFAPDLPRSKAEVLYAVQWPFNKALMAGRPQQAAWRTKPSYYAVSTQDRVINPDLQRFMAKRIKAETIELPASHVSLLSHPRAIANLIIKAAAEH from the coding sequence ATGCAGATCGATCGCCGCACCTTTTCGTCCTCGCTCCTCGCCGGTGCCGTAACGGCGCTCGCTCCAGGGGCGGCACGGGCCGCCATCGCCGCTCCTTCCAGGTCGAGGAACGTGGTCCTCGTCCACGGCCTCTACGCCGACGGTTCGTCCTGGTCGGAGGTCATTCCCCATCTTCTGGCGCACGGCCTGAACGTCACCGCGGTCCAGCAGCCGCTCACCACGCTGCCGGATGCGGTCGCGGCCTGCCAAAGGGTACTGGCACGGCAGGACGGTCCGACCATCCTCGCCGCGCACTCGTTCGGGGGAGCGGTTGCGACCGAAGCCGGCATGGCGCCGAACGTCTCGGCGCTGGTCTACGTCGCCGCGCGCGCGCCCGATGCCGGCGAGAACTTCCCCGACCTCGCGAAAGGGTTTCCATCGACACCAGCGTCGGCAGGCGTGGTGTTCGATGGGGATGAGGGGCGGCTCGGCAAGGAGTCCTTCCTTCGCGATTTCGCGCCCGATCTGCCACGCAGCAAGGCCGAGGTGCTCTATGCGGTGCAATGGCCGTTCAACAAGGCGCTGATGGCGGGACGACCGCAGCAGGCGGCCTGGAGGACCAAGCCCTCCTACTATGCGGTGTCGACGCAGGACCGGGTGATCAATCCCGATCTCCAGCGGTTCATGGCGAAGCGCATCAAGGCGGAGACGATCGAACTGCCCGCCAGCCACGTCTCGCTGCTCTCGCACCCCCGGGCGATCGCGAACCTCATCATCAAGGCCGCCGCCGAGCATTGA
- a CDS encoding alpha/beta hydrolase, translated as MISQLFTSFAAISVALCASSAAEAAPAKNIVLVHGAYADGSGWKAVSDILTRDGYRVSIVQEPETSLEDDVAATRRILALQDGPTILVGHSYGGVVISDAGNDPKVQGLVYIAALMPDAGELLRTLSSRLPPATNNVVSIGDGFQILDPKTFAQDFAADLPADQAAYMAISQVPIAIKGFATPIAKAAWRSKPSWFAVATEDRKINPDLERFMAKRAGSKTVEIKGSHAVYASQPRAVAKLIEDAATHSGG; from the coding sequence ATGATCAGCCAGCTCTTCACGTCGTTTGCAGCGATCTCCGTCGCCCTCTGCGCAAGCTCCGCCGCCGAGGCCGCCCCGGCGAAGAACATCGTTCTCGTGCACGGTGCCTATGCCGATGGCTCGGGATGGAAGGCCGTCAGCGACATCCTGACGCGGGATGGGTACCGCGTGAGCATCGTTCAGGAACCCGAAACCTCGCTGGAAGACGATGTCGCGGCCACCAGGCGGATCCTGGCGCTGCAGGACGGACCGACCATACTCGTCGGTCACAGCTATGGCGGCGTGGTGATCAGCGACGCCGGCAACGATCCCAAGGTGCAGGGACTGGTCTATATCGCCGCGCTCATGCCCGATGCCGGTGAGCTTCTCCGTACGCTGAGCAGCCGCCTGCCGCCCGCCACGAACAACGTCGTCTCGATCGGCGACGGCTTCCAGATCCTCGACCCCAAGACCTTCGCACAGGACTTCGCCGCCGATCTTCCTGCCGATCAGGCCGCCTATATGGCGATTTCGCAGGTACCGATCGCGATCAAGGGGTTCGCCACGCCGATCGCCAAGGCCGCCTGGCGCAGCAAGCCCAGCTGGTTCGCGGTCGCGACGGAGGATCGCAAGATCAATCCCGATCTCGAGCGCTTCATGGCGAAGCGCGCCGGTAGCAAGACGGTGGAGATCAAGGGCAGCCACGCCGTCTATGCGTCTCAACCTCGGGCGGTGGCAAAGCTGATCGAGGATGCGGCAACGCACAGCGGCGGCTGA
- a CDS encoding alpha/beta hydrolase: MRLLLAPLIAAGLVAATSPGTRVVVALPPGIVGDASGRLLLFAVPATAKNADSDAVDVDSDGVSVAAQDVAGFGPAGSVTMDTQAIAFPESFAALKGEYRVQAVLDRDASYNYGGRGPGDLASKVVTVRFPLASVPVIPLDHALPPEAGPFDVAGLPPVAAEQITASRPHLHDERIASRLLTRFHGSSQSVAAWVLTPPGYDPRSRTTYPTVYTAGGFGTTHKLDGQTLSKQWHLMETGVIPPMIWVALDFATPTGTTEFADSANNGPWGRALIDEVIPTLERRYRMDARPSGRFLTGHSSGGWFALWTIVHYPALFGGSWPTSPDPSDFHDFIGVDLYAPGANMYHDAAGAPRPLERDDGEVRETIEQHVRMETVLGREGGQFRAFDWVFSPRRADGSPAFLFDRRTGAIDPKVAAYWHDHYDISHRIEADWPRLRTDLDGKIHLTVGAADSYYLDGSVHRLEAAVHRVGGRADFTYVPKATHSMTQVYARDGDRNALWKDMTHAMVAIARATPEADNSPRSEANFAGHVRPETEPDRTLNQNRR; this comes from the coding sequence ATGCGTCTTCTGCTCGCTCCGCTCATCGCCGCCGGCCTGGTTGCCGCGACGTCGCCGGGGACACGCGTCGTCGTCGCGCTGCCGCCGGGCATCGTCGGCGACGCCAGCGGACGACTGCTGCTCTTCGCCGTTCCGGCGACCGCCAAAAACGCGGATAGCGATGCGGTGGATGTCGATTCCGACGGCGTGTCGGTCGCGGCGCAAGACGTCGCCGGGTTCGGACCGGCGGGCAGCGTCACGATGGATACGCAGGCAATCGCCTTTCCCGAAAGTTTCGCGGCGCTGAAGGGCGAGTACCGCGTGCAGGCAGTGCTGGATCGCGACGCGAGCTACAACTACGGCGGACGAGGCCCGGGCGACCTCGCTTCCAAGGTCGTGACCGTCCGTTTCCCGCTGGCGTCCGTGCCCGTCATCCCGCTGGACCACGCGCTGCCGCCGGAGGCCGGCCCGTTCGACGTCGCCGGACTGCCACCCGTCGCGGCGGAGCAGATCACCGCGTCACGGCCGCATCTGCATGACGAACGCATCGCATCGCGCCTGCTCACGCGCTTCCACGGTTCCAGCCAGAGCGTCGCGGCATGGGTGCTGACGCCGCCCGGCTATGATCCCAGGTCGCGAACGACGTATCCCACGGTCTATACCGCCGGCGGCTTCGGCACGACCCACAAGCTCGACGGCCAGACGCTGTCCAAGCAATGGCATCTGATGGAGACGGGCGTCATTCCGCCGATGATCTGGGTCGCGCTCGATTTCGCGACGCCGACCGGAACGACCGAGTTCGCGGACAGCGCCAATAACGGACCCTGGGGCCGCGCGCTGATCGACGAGGTGATACCGACGCTCGAACGCAGATACCGGATGGACGCCAGACCGTCGGGCCGTTTTTTGACCGGCCACAGCTCTGGCGGCTGGTTCGCTCTATGGACGATCGTCCACTACCCTGCGCTGTTCGGTGGAAGCTGGCCGACCTCTCCCGATCCGTCGGACTTCCACGACTTCATCGGCGTCGATCTCTACGCACCCGGCGCGAACATGTATCACGACGCGGCCGGCGCGCCCCGCCCGCTCGAGCGTGACGACGGAGAGGTCCGGGAAACCATCGAGCAGCACGTCCGGATGGAGACCGTTCTCGGTCGCGAAGGCGGCCAGTTCCGCGCGTTCGACTGGGTGTTCTCGCCACGCCGCGCCGATGGCTCGCCCGCATTCCTGTTCGACCGCAGGACCGGTGCGATCGACCCGAAGGTCGCCGCGTACTGGCACGATCATTACGATATCAGCCACCGCATCGAGGCAGACTGGCCGCGACTGAGAACGGATCTGGACGGCAAGATCCATCTGACGGTCGGTGCCGCGGATTCCTATTATCTCGACGGCTCTGTGCACAGGCTCGAGGCCGCAGTCCACCGGGTCGGTGGACGGGCCGATTTCACCTACGTTCCGAAAGCGACCCATAGCATGACCCAGGTCTATGCGCGCGACGGCGACCGTAATGCGCTGTGGAAGGACATGACGCACGCAATGGTCGCGATCGCCCGGGCGACGCCGGAGGCGGACAATTCACCTCGCTCTGAGGCGAACTTCGCCGGTCATGTCCGACCGGAAACGGAACCAGACAGGACGCTCAACCAGAATCGGCGTTGA
- a CDS encoding TetR/AcrR family transcriptional regulator, translating to MTNDLNTVKFQYHHGQLPEALMDATEAILGEKGVEGFSLREAARRAGVSPSAPAHHFVDKRGLLTAVATRGFVDLIQALSDAENAAPAGAAARAVAIAYVRFAIDRPARFQLMWRGALLDQGNDTYRDVADRAFSMFSRIMTSKTTTIQAPGAVEDAPAIAVWALVHGFAVLMLDGIFVSEDQNADAVIARLLPAVLDNVSASGVNADSG from the coding sequence ATGACGAACGATCTGAACACCGTCAAGTTCCAATACCATCATGGCCAGTTGCCGGAGGCGTTGATGGATGCGACCGAGGCGATTCTCGGGGAAAAGGGCGTCGAGGGTTTCAGCCTGAGAGAGGCGGCGCGGCGCGCCGGTGTCTCGCCGTCTGCGCCGGCGCATCATTTCGTCGACAAGCGCGGTCTGTTGACCGCCGTCGCGACGCGCGGGTTCGTGGATCTGATACAGGCCCTGTCGGACGCGGAGAATGCCGCTCCGGCCGGTGCGGCGGCGCGCGCCGTAGCGATCGCTTACGTCCGCTTCGCAATCGACCGCCCGGCTCGGTTCCAGCTCATGTGGCGCGGCGCTTTGCTCGACCAGGGCAATGACACCTACCGCGACGTGGCGGACCGAGCCTTCTCGATGTTCAGTCGCATCATGACGTCGAAGACGACGACGATCCAAGCGCCCGGAGCCGTCGAGGATGCCCCAGCGATCGCGGTGTGGGCGCTGGTCCACGGATTTGCCGTGTTGATGCTCGATGGCATATTCGTCTCGGAAGACCAGAACGCGGACGCCGTGATAGCGAGGTTGCTGCCGGCCGTGCTCGACAACGTATCGGCCAGCGGGGTCAACGCCGATTCTGGTTGA